CCCGCTCGGCAaggcctccagccctgcccatcaGCCAGGCggggacagagcagcccttGGGGCCGATGCTGCTGCCGGCTAAGAGCCCCGCAGAGGTGCTCATGCCCGCTGCCATtggctctgtcccctgcagcatGCGTGCTGTGTCGCCGTGCAGAGGCTGACCCGGACATCTGTGGTGACAAACTGGAGAAGTGTGGGCTCTGTGCCCACTTTTTCTGCATGGTGAGTGACTCCGGGTGCTCCCTCCACCATTGCAATGGGCAGTTCCTGCCTCTCTCTCCTCATCAGCTCCTCTCgtttgctgcagtttttctgcACTCTTCTATTTCGCCATGAGAGCAATCGTGTGGGACTCATGGGCTTTCTCCCGCGAGACATCCAAATTGCTGTCTCGCGGGCGGCACACCAGGTGAGAGCCTAAAAAGAGCAGGGAGCTTTGTGCCTGGCCCGGTTTGCAGGAGCTTAGGccagagcacaggaaagaaaggcCGGCCCAACAGCGGCTGTGGGACCCAGTCtggctcccaggagctctggcacacaggctctggcacagaggctctggcacaggagcCTCCCTCCTCCACCAGGCGGCTCTCTGGGCTGGCATCCGGCAGTGGCCACATCCTGCGCCCTGCCCGGGGTcgtggggctgccaggggaaggCCCCGAGCCTTCTGCTGATGGGGCTGCTCGGCtctttccagcactgctgcatctGCGGCCAGAGCGGGGCAACCATCATGTGCTGCAAGGAGGACTGCGGGAGATGGTTccacctgccctgtgccaaGGAGGGCGGCTGTGTCAATATATACATTAGTCCATACAGGTACCCCATCTCTCCTTGTGGCCACCCCTGGGGAAAGGATCCAACATTTCCCACGTTCCCCATCCattttcctccagctccttctgccctgaGCACCGTCCAGAGCAGGATGTGGAGGCGACTCCAGAGCCGGGCACCGATTGCCTCATCTGCATGGAGCCTGTGGAGGATAGAAAGACCTTCACAACCCTGGTGTGCCCAACGTGCAGAAGGGCCTGGTTCCACAGGGACTGCATCCAGGTAGGAGCCGTCTCCCCAGGCCCGGGCCACAGcaggtgctcagcagctgcagggcctcGCTCACCCTGCTTGTGTttgccctgcagggacaggccatgcACGCTGGCCTCTTATGCCTCCAGTGCCCCCTGTGCAGAGAAGGCCAGGAATTCATTGTTGAAATGCTCGTCTTGGGGATCCGAATTCCCATCAGGTGTGTGTCCTTCTGCCTGGCTCACGAGACAGGAGGGTgcaagtgctgtgctgtgccaggccctgccccagcagtcctggccctgccctgccccgtgAGTCTGGCCTTCAGCTTCATGCCCAACTTGAAAGAGCAGGGAGACCCTGGACCTCCAtgaggggagggcagcagaaactcatcagcttttgctttctccaTCAGACAGCCAACATGGGAGGACAATAATGCCTTTGCAGATCTAGGAGTGAGGCACAGCCAGTGCAATGCCAGGGAATGCCTTTACcctggaggcagggaggaggcagaggaagaggggtaagctgggaagctgctcccagggctctgtAGGGAAACCATATCTCAGCAAAAGATCAATTAGGAGAAAAACTTGACGAGCTTGGCCAGACAACCATGTGCGGGGACATTTTGTCCTCAGTGCCATAAACCTCTTTGCCTCCCCAGGCCCTGGCaactgctcctgtgctcctcctgtgctgccGAGGGCACCCACAGGCGCTGCTCTGGCCTGAGAAACCACATACAGAGATGGGAGTGTGACAGCTGTGCTGGTCTCGGAACGGGTATGAGTCAAAGCAGCcggtgtccctgggctggggtcaGTGCCCAGGCTGCGCTTGGCAGAGCCCGTCCGCTcctggagggctgggggcactgcTCTGGCCTGGGCTGCCTTGGGCCTGAGGGGCCTTTGACATTCCTGCTTGCCCTTACAGCCGCCAGGGATGAGCCGGAGCCCAGtggccccagcctggccagacAGTCAGGACTGGAATCTGCTCATGGCTCCTCAGAATCTGAGGCCATCAGGCCCAGCTCCCGCACCCCGGTGGCACCGGAGCTGGCTTTCCCGTCGCCATCTCCAGAGacaagcagccacagcagccaccaacacacagcaggaaggaagcaaTCGCTGCCATCTTCCTTGCTGgacaccagcagccccagcacatcAGGGCCTACATACAGCAGCTCCCCAGACCCTGAGGACAGGGTCCCTTCCAGACGTGCTGGGCCCGGCCGCAGGCGAAGCAGCTCTCGCCAGCAAGGTCGGGCCCCAAATCGACCCGTCCGATCTGGGAGTtgctgtgacaggagcagcGGGACAATACCAAGGGATGAGAGGCTCCGGAGAAGGGAGACACCATCACGGACATCCCCCAGGCAAGGCCGTGCCCCCCAGCAAGGTTGGGCCCAGAGTCCCCGTGTCCGGTCCAGGAGTCGCCGTGACAGGAGCAGTGGGCTAGGGCCAAGGGCTGAGAGGCCCAGACAAAGGGAGACGCCACCACCGGCATCCCCCAGACGCAGCCGCTCCGGCCAGCAAGGTCCGGCCCAGAGTCCCCCTGTCCGGTCCAGGAGACGCcgtgacaggagcagcatgagCGGACCAAGGCCTGAGATGCCCCGGAGAAGGGAAACACTGTCATGGGAATCCCCCAGACGCAGCCGCTCTGGCCAGCAAGGCTGGGCCCAGAGTCCCCCTGTCCGGTCCAGGAGTCGCCGTGACAGGAGCAGCATAAGCGGACCAGTGCCTGAGATGCCCCGGAGAAGGGAAACACCGTCATGGGCATCTCCCAGACGCAGCCGTGCCCCCCAGCAAGGTCCGGCCCAGAGTCCCCCTGTCCGGTCCCGGAGTCGCcgtgacaggagcagcatgagCGGACCAGGGCCTGAGATGCCCCGGAGAAGGGAATCACCGTCACCGGCATCCCCCAGATGCAGCCGCTCCCGCCTGCAGCGCCGGGCCTCGAATCAACGTGTGCGGTCCAGGAGtccccagg
This portion of the Motacilla alba alba isolate MOTALB_02 chromosome 12, Motacilla_alba_V1.0_pri, whole genome shotgun sequence genome encodes:
- the LOC119706165 gene encoding PHD finger protein 7-like; this translates as MCDRKQEGPGAREPARRGQSSPWGRCCCRLRAPQRCSCPLPLALSPAACVLCRRAEADPDICGDKLEKCGLCAHFFCMFFCTLLFRHESNRVGLMGFLPRDIQIAVSRAAHQHCCICGQSGATIMCCKEDCGRWFHLPCAKEGGCVNIYISPYSSFCPEHRPEQDVEATPEPGTDCLICMEPVEDRKTFTTLVCPTCRRAWFHRDCIQGQAMHAGLLCLQCPLCREGQEFIVEMLVLGIRIPIRCVSFCLAHETGGCKCCAVPAARDEPEPSGPSLARQSGLESAHGSSESEAIRPSSRTPVAPELAFPSPSPETSSHSSHQHTAGRKQSLPSSLLDTSSPSTSGPTYSSSPDPEDRVPSRRAGPGRRRSSSRQQGKAVPPSKVGPRVPVSGPGVAVTGAVG